Genomic window (Sinorhizobium sojae CCBAU 05684):
TGCCCGACAGATTTGCCGTTGAGACCAGCGCGCTGATCAAGGCGAGCGGCCGCAGGCCGAGGCGGCAGAGGCCGCTGTTGCCCTCGATGGCACCGGCGGACCGGACCTCAAGCCGGAGATCGAGGCTCGTGTCGGCCACCTTTTTCCGCTGGCATACCGATCCGGCGCCGCTCCCGTATGTGGATCGACCGTATCGACTAGAAGGGCAGAGCCATCGCAACCGAAGTCCCAGCCTCCATCTTCTACACCTCGTTACCGCGCTCAAGACGGAAGAGGCGGCCACCGTCTGCCAATTGGCAGCGTCGTCTGATGGCGGCGCCACATCGGAGCCTTCCTTTACCAAGACAACGGCGAGACATTTTCGGACACGATAACAGCGGCCCGTGTGTACGCCCTCAGAGGAAAGACCGCACGCTGCTAAATGAAACGCGCAAGTGGCATCCGGAGCCATCGAGCGTCATTTGGCTCACGTCGAAGTCCGCCGATTTGCGCGGTGAGCATCGGAGCGAGCGCGCTCGAAGGATGCAGGTCTCGTCCGTTACGTGGACAGACTCAGGGCCTCAGCGCGTCGGCGATATCGCGCCGAGGTATCGGATTCACGTTCGATTTTATATGGCCGAGCAGGATCCTGGATCCTGCCCCGCTCGTAGGTTTCCAATTACCTTGCGGCTGAGCGAGGCCTTCGTGCGGAGCCATCGGCGAAAAGGGCACGCAAGCCGAGCCGCAACTTTCAAATGGACACTGATGCCGCCATTCAGGGCACCGCGCATTTCTCGGCCAAAATTCCGTCCTGACGCCGGTTGTTCGTGCATGAGGTGACAACGGAACTTCGCAATTCGAGAACGGTTTCTTGTGTATGGGCGCCATCTTGAATATCGTAACGCCAGCGAAGCGGTTCGTGAGTTTCCTCGTGTTCTGGATCGTGATCATGGGTGGGGACATCAACGCACTCGTTCCGGGCCTCTTTGCCGCAGGCGCCGCCGCGTGGCTGGGCGGTCGCCTGGCCCCGGCAAATGAACCATCGCTTGATCTTCTTGAAATCACTGCCTTGGCCCCCCGCTTCCTCCGGCGCTCGATGGCCGGCGGCCTCGATGTGGCCTGGCGCGCGTTCCACCCGAAACTTCCGCTCAACCCGGGCTGGGTCGTCTACCGGCCCCACCGCCTGCCACCGGGCGTCTCGCGCGTCGTTCTCGGCAGCGAGATCAGCCTGTTGCCGGGGACCCTGGTTGCGGGCTCCAAGGGAGATTCGCTTCTGATACACTGCCTCGACGTGCGCGCAGCAGTCGTGCGCCAGATCGTGCAGGAAGAGAGCGAAATTGCGGGAGCGGTGAGGAATGGATAGTTTCTTCCAGGGCGCGGCGCTCATCGTGCTGCTGAATGTTGCCGCAAGCGCCATTCGAATATTCATCGGGCCGAGCCGGGCCGATCGCATGATGGGCGCGCAACTGGTCGGAACCGGCGGCGTCGCGATCCTTATCCTGCTCTCGCTTGCAGGTGCCCGGCCGGCGGTGCTGGATGTCGCGTTGCTCCTCGCCCTGTTGGCCGCATTCGCCGCCGTTGCGTTCGTCAAGAGCGTCAGTCCCGGAGGCGCCGGAGACCCGGAGGAGGAGGCATGATTGCAGATGTCGCGTCGTGCCTGACGGTCTCTTTCGGGCTCTTCTTCTTTCTTGCAGGCACCGTCGGGCTGCTGCGATTTCCGGACGTCCATTCGCGCCTTCACGCCCTTACCAAGGCGGACAACCTCGGGCTCGGGTTCATCGTGATCGCCGCTGCATTCCAGGCGGCGGACGTCTGGACGGTCTTCAAGCTCCTTGCCGTCTGGCTTTTCACCGTTGCCGCTGCCGCTACTGCCGCGCAGCTCGTCGCTCGGGCCGCTCTTTCCGCATGCCAAACGGAAGAGCCGAACCGATGAATGTCAGCGCCGCTTTCGACATCGTCCTTTGCCTGCTCGTCCTCGCCGTGGCCGGGGGGGCAGTGCTCGCCAGGGATCTCTTCGCCGGCGTCGCGCTCTATATCGTTTTCGGCCTGTTGCTTACGGTGGGATGGGTCCGGCTCGAAGCCGTCGATGTCGCCCTGGTCGAGGCGGCGATCGGCGCCGGTTTGACAAGCGTCATCCTTCTCGGCGCGCTTCCTCATTCGCCCGCCCAATCTTCTTTCCCGCTGAAGATCCGGCCGCTCGCGCTTGTTTCGTGTCTTGCGGTTGGCGCCGGCCTCTGCTGGATCGTGATCGGCCTTGCGGAGCCGACCAGCGGACTACGTCCGGCCGTCGAGGCGCAACTCGCGCATTCCGGAGCATCAAACGCGGTCACGGCAGTGCTCCTCAATTTTCGTGGCTACGACACGCTCCTCGAGGTCGCGGTGCTGCTGTTGGCGCTCGTGGGAGTCTGGTCGTCTTCACGGGACGACAGGTGGGGCGGGAGGCCAGGCCCGCGCCAGCACGTCCGCCCAGGCGGCGTCCTCGCGAATTTCGGCCGCCTCATCCCGCCTTTTGGAATAGTCATCGGCATATATCTGGTCTGGGTCGGGACGACTGCCCCGGGCGGGGCCTTCCAGGCTGCAACGGTGCTCGCGGCGGTATGGTTGCTGGCGATGATGGCCGCAATCACGGATCCGCCGCGACTGGCGAGCGGTGCACTTCGTTGGCTGGTCGCGGCCGGGCCTTTGCTCTTCATCCTTGCGGGGCTCTTCGGGTTGATGGAGGGCGCCTTCCTCACCTATCAGCCGGGTACAGCGAAGATGATGATCGTCACGGTCGAACTTGCGCTCACAGTGTCCATCGCCGCAACGCTAGCGCTCCTTGTGCTTGGCCCCGCGAGGCACGGATCGTGACTTCCGCGCTCGTGTACGGGCTGACCGGATCTATGCTGATCGCGATCGGCTTTTACGGTTTCTTGGCGCAGCGGCATTTTCTGAGACAGATCCTGTCCTTCAATGTCGCGGGCAGCGGCGTGTTTCTTCTCTTCGGAGCGTTGTCCGCCCGGGCCCCTGAACATGCTTCCGACCCCGTGCCGCAGGCAATGATCATCACCGGCATAGTCGTCGCGCTTTCCGCCACCGCGCTTGCCCTGGCACTGCTGCGCCGTCTTCGGGACGGCGCGCGGTCCCTTCCCGATGCCGGGGACGAGGATGGCTGAAGCCGCCCTCGCTCTCGCGATCGCACTGCCGCTTCTGGCATCCGTCCTCTCCCTGCCGCTGGGGCGCCGCGCGCCGCATCTTCTGTGGCCGGTCGTCCCAGGCGCCCTCGCGATCGCGGCAGTCATCGCGGAACGGGTGAGGAACGATGGGGAAGTGCTTCACCTGCTCGGAGGGTGGCCTGCGCCGCTCGGTATCGTGCTGCGCGCGGACGGACTCGCCGCCGCCTTCCTTGGCCTCGGTGCGGTTGTCGCGAGCGGAACGGGCTTGTTCGCGGTCCGCTACTTCGCAGCCGATGAGGGGTCGCGCCGGAGTTTCTCTTTCTGGCCGCTCTTTTTCGGCATCTGGGCAGCCGCCAACGGGACTTTCGTTGGACGCGACACCTTCAACCTTTACGTCGCGCTTGAATTGCTGACGATCTGCGCAGTGGCGATGGTGGCCCTCGAAGGGCGCACGGCGAACGTCGCCGCAGGCATGCGCTACCTGCTCTATGCCCTGTTGGCCTCGTTGTCCTATCTGATCGGCGTTGCCCTTCTCTACGGCGCCTACGGTACGCTCGACATGGCGCAACTGGCGGCGAAGGTGCGGCCGACACCGGCCTCGCACGCAGCGGCCGCCATGGTGAGCGTCGGCCTTTTTGCGAAAACGGCCTTGTTCCCGTTCCACGCTTGGCTGCCTCCCGCCCATGGGGGAGCGCCCGCTCCGGCGAGCGCCCTGCTTTCGGCTATCGTGGTGAAGGCCAGCTTCTATGTCCTGCTGCGGCTGTGGTTCGACGTGATGCCCCCGCTCGCGACCCCGCAGGTCACGATGCTGTTTGGCCTGCTCGGGACGATGGCCGTGCTCGCAGGTTCGCTCCTTGCGCTGCGGCAAGAGGAACTGAAGCAGGTCGTTGCCTATTCGACCGTCGCGCAGACCGGATATCTGTTCCTCGTCTTCCCGCTGGCGGGCGCGGCCAATGAAGTCCAGCCCTGGGCGGCGAGCGCATGGACCGGGGCCGTTTTCCAGGGGCTTTCCCACGGTCTTGCCAAGGCCGCCATGTTCCTTGCCGCCGGCGCGCTGATCCTTTCGGCCGGCAGTGGCCGGATTGATGCCCTGGCCGGGCTTGGCCGCGCCGCGCCGGTCGCGAGCTTCGCTTTCGGACTTTCGGCCGTGTCCCTCATGGGCCTGCCGCCGAGCGGCGGTTTCCTGGCGAAATATCTGATGCTGACGGCCTCCCTCGCGGGCGGGCGCTGGTGGTGGGGTCTGGTGCTGGTGGCGGGCGGGCTGCTGACGGCGGCCTATTTCTTCCGACCTCTCTCCAGGCTGATGATGGAGCGGGACGAAGCGGCGCCCGCGGCGCGCAGGGTTCACTGGAGCCTTGAATGGATACCGCTGGTGCTCGCCCTTTGCGCCGTCGGGCTGGGGCTTGCATCCA
Coding sequences:
- a CDS encoding Na+/H+ antiporter subunit E — encoded protein: MSFLVFWIVIMGGDINALVPGLFAAGAAAWLGGRLAPANEPSLDLLEITALAPRFLRRSMAGGLDVAWRAFHPKLPLNPGWVVYRPHRLPPGVSRVVLGSEISLLPGTLVAGSKGDSLLIHCLDVRAAVVRQIVQEESEIAGAVRNG
- a CDS encoding monovalent cation/H+ antiporter complex subunit F, with the protein product MDSFFQGAALIVLLNVAASAIRIFIGPSRADRMMGAQLVGTGGVAILILLSLAGARPAVLDVALLLALLAAFAAVAFVKSVSPGGAGDPEEEA
- the mnhG gene encoding monovalent cation/H(+) antiporter subunit G — its product is MIADVASCLTVSFGLFFFLAGTVGLLRFPDVHSRLHALTKADNLGLGFIVIAAAFQAADVWTVFKLLAVWLFTVAAAATAAQLVARAALSACQTEEPNR
- a CDS encoding hydrogenase subunit MbhD domain-containing protein, producing the protein MNVSAAFDIVLCLLVLAVAGGAVLARDLFAGVALYIVFGLLLTVGWVRLEAVDVALVEAAIGAGLTSVILLGALPHSPAQSSFPLKIRPLALVSCLAVGAGLCWIVIGLAEPTSGLRPAVEAQLAHSGASNAVTAVLLNFRGYDTLLEVAVLLLALVGVWSSSRDDRWGGRPGPRQHVRPGGVLANFGRLIPPFGIVIGIYLVWVGTTAPGGAFQAATVLAAVWLLAMMAAITDPPRLASGALRWLVAAGPLLFILAGLFGLMEGAFLTYQPGTAKMMIVTVELALTVSIAATLALLVLGPARHGS
- a CDS encoding NADH-quinone oxidoreductase subunit K translates to MLIAIGFYGFLAQRHFLRQILSFNVAGSGVFLLFGALSARAPEHASDPVPQAMIITGIVVALSATALALALLRRLRDGARSLPDAGDEDG
- a CDS encoding complex I subunit 5 family protein; its protein translation is MAEAALALAIALPLLASVLSLPLGRRAPHLLWPVVPGALAIAAVIAERVRNDGEVLHLLGGWPAPLGIVLRADGLAAAFLGLGAVVASGTGLFAVRYFAADEGSRRSFSFWPLFFGIWAAANGTFVGRDTFNLYVALELLTICAVAMVALEGRTANVAAGMRYLLYALLASLSYLIGVALLYGAYGTLDMAQLAAKVRPTPASHAAAAMVSVGLFAKTALFPFHAWLPPAHGGAPAPASALLSAIVVKASFYVLLRLWFDVMPPLATPQVTMLFGLLGTMAVLAGSLLALRQEELKQVVAYSTVAQTGYLFLVFPLAGAANEVQPWAASAWTGAVFQGLSHGLAKAAMFLAAGALILSAGSGRIDALAGLGRAAPVASFAFGLSAVSLMGLPPSGGFLAKYLMLTASLAGGRWWWGLVLVAGGLLTAAYFFRPLSRLMMERDEAAPAARRVHWSLEWIPLVLALCAVGLGLASIEPFRLAQVGSPVAAETGLQ